The proteins below come from a single Streptomyces sp. M92 genomic window:
- the carB gene encoding carbamoyl-phosphate synthase large subunit produces the protein MPKRTDIQSVLVIGSGPIVIGQAAEFDYSGTQACRVLKSEGLRVILVNSNPATIMTDPEIADATYVEPITPEFVEKIIAKERPDALLPTLGGQTALNTAISLHGNGVLERYGVELIGANVEAINKGEDRDLFKEVVEEVRKKIGHGESARSYICHSMDDVLKGVEELGGYPVVVRPSFTMGGAGSGFAHDEEELRRIAGQGLTLSPTTEVLLEESILGWKEYELELMRDKNDNVVVVCSIENFDPMGVHTGDSITVAPAMTLTDREYQVLRDVGIAIIREVGVDTGGCNIQFAVNPVDGRVIVIEMNPRVSRSSALASKATGFPIAKIAAKLAVGYTLDEIPNDITQETPASFEPTLDYVVVKAPRFAFEKFPSADSTLTTTMKSVGEAMAIGRNFTEAFQKALRSLEKKGSQFTFVGETGDKKALLEEAVRPTDGRINAVMQAIRAGATPEEVFEYTKIDPWFVDQLFLIKETADELAAAPELTADLLAEAKRHGFSDHQIGEIRGLREDVVREVRHALGIRPVYKTVDTCAAEFAAKTPYFYSSYDEETEVARREKPAVIILGSGPNRIGQGIEFDYSCVHASFALSDAGYETVMVNCNPETVSTDYDTSDRLYFEPLTLEDVLEIVHAEQQAGPVAGVVVQLGGQTPLGLSQALKDNGVPIVGTSPEAIHAAEDRGAFGQVLAQAGLPAPKHGTATTFAEAKAIADEIGYPVLVRPSYVLGGRGMEIVYDETRLEAYIAESTEISPSRPVLVDRFLDDAIEIDVDALYDGEELYLGGVMEHIEEAGIHSGDSACALPPITLGGFDIKRLRASTEGIAAGVGVRGLINIQFALAGDILYVLEANPRASRTVPFTSKATAVPLAKAAARISLGATIAELRAEGLLPAGGDGGTLPMDAPISVKEAVMPWSRFRDIHGRGVDTVLGPEMRSTGEVMGIDSVFGTAYAKSQAGAYGPLPTKGRAFISVANRDKRSMIFPARELVAHGFELLATSGTAEVLKRNGINATVVRKQSEGTGPNGEKTIVQLIHDGEVDLIVNTPYGTGGRLDGYDIRTAAVARSVPCLTTVQALAAAVQGIDALNHGDVEVRSLQEHAEFLTAARD, from the coding sequence GTGCCTAAGCGCACCGATATCCAGTCCGTCCTGGTCATCGGCTCCGGCCCGATCGTCATCGGCCAGGCCGCCGAGTTCGACTACTCCGGCACCCAGGCGTGCCGGGTCCTGAAGTCCGAGGGCCTTCGGGTCATCCTCGTGAACTCCAACCCGGCGACGATCATGACCGACCCGGAGATCGCCGACGCCACCTACGTCGAGCCGATCACCCCCGAGTTCGTCGAGAAGATCATCGCCAAGGAGCGCCCCGACGCCCTGCTGCCCACCCTGGGCGGCCAGACGGCGCTCAACACCGCGATCTCGCTGCACGGCAACGGCGTCCTGGAGAGGTACGGCGTCGAGCTGATCGGCGCCAATGTGGAGGCCATCAACAAGGGCGAGGACCGCGACCTGTTCAAGGAGGTCGTCGAGGAGGTCCGCAAGAAGATCGGCCACGGCGAGTCCGCCCGGTCCTACATCTGCCACTCCATGGACGACGTCCTCAAGGGCGTCGAGGAGCTCGGCGGCTACCCGGTCGTCGTCCGCCCCTCCTTCACCATGGGCGGCGCCGGCTCCGGCTTCGCGCACGACGAGGAGGAGCTGCGCCGCATCGCCGGGCAGGGCCTCACCCTCTCGCCGACCACCGAGGTGCTCCTGGAGGAGTCCATCCTCGGCTGGAAGGAGTACGAGCTGGAGCTGATGCGCGACAAGAACGACAACGTCGTGGTCGTCTGCTCCATCGAGAACTTCGACCCCATGGGCGTCCACACCGGCGACTCGATCACCGTGGCGCCCGCGATGACGCTGACCGACCGCGAGTACCAGGTGCTGCGCGACGTCGGCATCGCGATCATCCGCGAGGTGGGCGTCGACACCGGCGGCTGCAACATCCAGTTCGCGGTGAACCCCGTCGACGGCCGGGTCATCGTCATCGAGATGAACCCGCGCGTGTCGCGCTCCTCGGCGCTCGCCTCCAAGGCGACCGGCTTCCCGATCGCCAAGATCGCCGCGAAGCTCGCCGTCGGCTACACGCTGGACGAGATCCCCAACGACATCACGCAGGAGACCCCGGCCTCCTTCGAGCCCACGCTCGACTACGTGGTCGTCAAGGCCCCGCGGTTCGCCTTCGAGAAGTTCCCCAGCGCCGACTCCACCCTCACGACCACCATGAAGTCGGTCGGCGAGGCCATGGCCATCGGCCGCAACTTCACCGAGGCCTTCCAGAAGGCGCTGCGCTCGCTGGAGAAGAAGGGCAGCCAGTTCACCTTCGTCGGCGAGACGGGCGACAAGAAGGCGCTGCTGGAGGAGGCCGTCCGGCCCACCGACGGCCGCATCAACGCCGTCATGCAGGCCATCCGCGCGGGCGCCACGCCGGAGGAGGTCTTCGAGTACACGAAGATCGACCCCTGGTTCGTCGACCAGCTCTTCCTGATCAAGGAGACGGCCGACGAGCTGGCCGCCGCCCCGGAGCTGACCGCCGACCTGCTCGCCGAGGCCAAGCGGCACGGCTTCTCCGACCACCAGATCGGCGAGATCCGCGGCCTGCGCGAGGACGTCGTCCGCGAGGTGCGGCACGCCCTCGGCATCCGCCCGGTCTACAAGACGGTCGACACCTGCGCCGCCGAGTTCGCCGCGAAGACGCCGTACTTCTACTCCTCCTACGACGAGGAGACCGAGGTGGCGCGCCGCGAGAAGCCGGCCGTCATCATCCTGGGCTCCGGCCCGAACCGCATCGGCCAGGGCATCGAGTTCGACTACTCCTGCGTCCACGCCTCCTTCGCGCTCAGCGACGCCGGGTACGAGACCGTGATGGTCAACTGCAACCCGGAGACCGTCTCCACCGACTACGACACCTCCGACCGGCTGTACTTCGAGCCGCTCACCCTGGAGGACGTCCTGGAGATCGTCCACGCGGAGCAGCAGGCCGGCCCGGTCGCCGGCGTCGTCGTCCAGCTCGGCGGCCAGACCCCGCTGGGCCTGTCCCAGGCGCTCAAGGACAACGGCGTGCCGATCGTGGGCACCTCGCCCGAGGCCATCCACGCCGCCGAGGACCGCGGCGCCTTCGGCCAGGTCCTGGCGCAGGCCGGGCTGCCGGCCCCCAAGCACGGCACCGCCACCACCTTCGCCGAGGCCAAGGCCATCGCCGACGAGATCGGCTACCCGGTCCTGGTGCGGCCCTCCTACGTCCTCGGCGGACGCGGCATGGAGATCGTCTACGACGAGACCCGGCTGGAGGCGTACATCGCCGAGTCGACCGAGATCAGCCCCTCCCGGCCGGTCCTGGTCGACCGCTTCCTCGACGACGCGATCGAGATCGACGTCGACGCCCTGTACGACGGCGAGGAGCTGTACCTCGGCGGCGTCATGGAGCACATCGAGGAGGCCGGCATCCACTCCGGCGACTCGGCGTGCGCCCTGCCCCCGATCACGCTCGGCGGCTTCGACATCAAGCGGCTGCGCGCCTCCACCGAGGGCATCGCCGCGGGCGTCGGCGTGCGCGGCCTGATCAACATCCAGTTCGCGCTGGCCGGGGACATCCTGTACGTCCTGGAGGCCAACCCGCGCGCCTCGCGCACCGTGCCCTTCACCTCGAAGGCGACCGCGGTGCCGCTGGCCAAGGCCGCCGCGCGCATCTCGCTGGGCGCGACCATCGCCGAACTGCGCGCCGAGGGCCTGCTCCCGGCGGGCGGCGACGGCGGTACGCTCCCCATGGACGCGCCGATCTCCGTCAAGGAGGCCGTGATGCCGTGGTCCCGCTTCCGGGACATCCACGGCCGCGGCGTCGACACGGTGCTCGGCCCGGAGATGCGCTCCACCGGCGAGGTCATGGGCATCGACTCCGTCTTCGGCACGGCGTACGCCAAGTCGCAGGCCGGTGCCTACGGCCCGCTGCCCACCAAGGGACGGGCGTTCATCTCGGTCGCCAACCGCGACAAGCGCTCGATGATCTTCCCGGCCCGTGAGCTGGTCGCCCACGGCTTCGAGCTGCTCGCCACCTCCGGCACCGCCGAGGTCCTCAAGCGCAACGGCATCAACGCCACGGTCGTGCGCAAGCAGTCCGAGGGCACCGGGCCGAACGGCGAGAAGACCATCGTCCAGCTCATCCACGACGGCGAGGTCGACCTCATCGTCAACACCCCGTACGGCACCGGCGGCCGCCTCGACGGCTACGACATCCGTACGGCGGCCGTGGCCCGCTCCGTGCCGTGTCTGACGACGGTCCAGGCGCTGGCGGCGGCGGTCCAGGGCATCGACGCCCTCAACCACGGTGACGTCGAAGTGCGCTCACTTCAGGAACACGCGGAATTCCTGACCGCGGCCCGCGACTAG
- the carA gene encoding glutamine-hydrolyzing carbamoyl-phosphate synthase small subunit, whose protein sequence is MTTSTRGAGKAPAVLVLEDGRIFRGRAYGAVGATFGEAVFSTGMTGYQETLTDPSYHRQVVVMTAPHIGNTGVNDEDMESKRIWVSGYVVRDPARVPSSWRSRRTLDDELAAQGVVGISGIDTRALTRHLRERGAMRVGIFSGDAVQDDAALLARVQEAPEMTGADLSAEVATTEAYVVPAIGEKKFTVAAVDLGIKGMTPHRMAERGIEVHVLPATATVEDVYAVDPDGVFFSNGPGDPSTADHPVSVMQGVLERGTPLFGICFGNQILGRALGFGTFKLKYGHRGINQPVQDRTTGKVEVTAHNHGFAVDAPLDKVSDTPYGRAEVSHVCLNDNVVEGLQLLDKPAFSVQYHPEAAAGPHDAAYLFDRFVSLMEGQRA, encoded by the coding sequence ATGACGACCTCCACCCGGGGAGCCGGCAAGGCTCCCGCCGTACTCGTCCTGGAGGACGGCCGGATCTTCCGCGGCCGCGCCTACGGGGCCGTGGGGGCCACGTTCGGTGAGGCCGTGTTCTCCACCGGCATGACCGGCTACCAGGAGACCCTCACCGACCCGTCGTACCACCGCCAGGTCGTCGTGATGACCGCCCCGCACATCGGGAACACCGGCGTCAACGACGAGGACATGGAGTCCAAGAGGATCTGGGTCTCCGGCTACGTCGTCCGCGACCCCGCGCGCGTGCCCTCCAGCTGGCGCTCCCGCCGCACGCTGGACGACGAACTGGCCGCCCAGGGCGTCGTCGGCATCTCCGGCATCGACACCCGGGCGCTGACCCGCCACCTGCGCGAGCGCGGCGCCATGCGCGTCGGCATCTTCAGCGGCGACGCCGTCCAGGACGACGCCGCGCTGCTGGCCCGCGTCCAGGAAGCCCCCGAGATGACCGGCGCCGACCTCTCCGCCGAGGTCGCCACCACCGAGGCGTACGTCGTCCCGGCGATCGGCGAGAAGAAGTTCACCGTCGCCGCCGTCGACCTCGGCATCAAGGGCATGACCCCGCACCGGATGGCCGAGCGCGGCATCGAGGTGCACGTCCTGCCGGCCACCGCGACCGTCGAGGACGTCTACGCCGTCGACCCGGACGGTGTCTTCTTCTCCAACGGCCCGGGCGACCCGTCCACCGCCGACCACCCGGTCTCCGTGATGCAGGGCGTCCTGGAGCGCGGTACCCCGCTCTTCGGCATCTGCTTCGGCAACCAGATCCTGGGCCGCGCCCTCGGCTTCGGCACCTTCAAGCTGAAGTACGGCCACCGCGGCATCAACCAGCCCGTGCAGGACCGTACGACCGGCAAGGTCGAGGTCACCGCGCACAACCACGGATTCGCCGTCGACGCCCCGCTCGACAAGGTCTCCGACACCCCCTACGGCCGCGCCGAGGTCTCCCACGTCTGCCTCAACGACAACGTGGTGGAGGGCCTCCAGCTCCTCGACAAGCCGGCCTTCAGCGTCCAGTACCACCCCGAAGCGGCAGCGGGCCCGCACGACGCCGCCTACCTGTTCGACCGCTTCGTTTCCCTGATGGAGGGCCAGCGTGCCTAA
- a CDS encoding PH-like domain-containing protein, whose amino-acid sequence MTSVAPVILLAAEKESAEVTDWAARIGWVVGLGLFVALVYWLMREGWKWRGTLQGDLPELPSAPDAPGPARLTLSGRYHGSTTAGQWLDRIVAHGLGTRSRVELTLTDAGLDVVRPGADDFFVPVAALREARLDKGIAGKVLTEGGLLVVTWEHGDKLIDSGFRSDHAAEHNEWVETLNDMINKTETEGAR is encoded by the coding sequence GTGACATCTGTAGCACCGGTAATCCTGCTGGCCGCCGAGAAGGAATCGGCGGAAGTGACCGACTGGGCCGCCCGGATCGGCTGGGTGGTCGGCCTCGGCCTGTTCGTCGCGCTCGTCTACTGGCTGATGCGCGAGGGCTGGAAGTGGCGCGGCACCCTCCAGGGCGACCTCCCGGAGCTGCCCAGCGCGCCGGACGCCCCCGGCCCGGCGAGACTGACCCTGAGCGGCCGCTACCACGGCTCCACCACCGCCGGGCAGTGGCTGGACCGCATCGTGGCGCACGGCCTGGGCACCCGCAGCCGGGTCGAGCTCACCCTGACGGACGCGGGCCTGGACGTCGTACGCCCCGGCGCGGACGACTTCTTCGTCCCCGTCGCCGCGCTGCGCGAGGCCCGGCTCGACAAGGGCATCGCCGGCAAGGTGCTCACCGAGGGCGGCCTGCTGGTCGTCACCTGGGAGCACGGCGACAAGCTGATCGACTCCGGCTTCCGCTCCGACCACGCGGCCGAGCACAACGAGTGGGTCGAAACCCTGAACGACATGATCAACAAGACGGAAACGGAAGGCGCACGATGA